DNA sequence from the Microcoleus sp. AS-A8 genome:
GTTCAGGTTGCCTTTGCTATTGATGGTGTCCTTTCCAATGAACATGAAGCCGCTTTTGCTCGTGCTAATGGTGTCAAGACACTTCGCATACTAGAGACACTAAGGGAAAGCGCACCCAGGAAGCTAGCTGAAGAAGTTTTAGGGCATGAATTTGTTGCTCAATCTCCCTTACAAGAAGCTGAGGCGCTGAAAGAAAAGGTATCTTCTGCTCAAGCTCAGATAGATACAGCTCGGACTAGCGTTGAACAGGCTAAAACTGATGAAGAAAAGGCAGCTTTAGAACAAATTATTATTGAACAACAACACCAAATAGAGCAACTTAACATCAAGCTTAATTCATTTCCTATTCGTTTCCTAGAGATGTATGAACACCGACCCCTTCTGGAACAGACTCTTCAGGATAGCCAAGAACGTCTGTTGATTATCTCTCCTTGGATTCGAGCAAATTCTGTGGATAAACGCTTTCTTCAACAGTTTGAAAATCTTCTCAGACGGGGAGTACAAGTTTTCATTGGGTACGGTTTGGGAAAAAAAGATGATGATAAAAAGTACCCACCTGACATTCAAGCTGAGAAGAATCTTCAAAAATTAGCTAATCAGTACAAAAATAATTTTATTCTTAAACGCCTTGGAGATACCCACGCAAAAATCCTCATCTCTGATGCCAAATTCGCTGTAACAACAAGCTTCAACTGGCTTTCATTCAAGGGAGACCGCGATCGCACATTCCGGGATGAGCGGGGAACACTTGTCTCTTATCCCCAGAAGATTGATGAGCTATTTGATAGCTACAGATCGCGATTTGATAAGTAAATTTGAGGACATAGCGCTATAAAGTCTTCGACAGGAACTCGTTGGTCACCCCGTTGACAAATTCCAGCCGACTGGAATTTGTCAACGTATCAAAATAACGTAATATAATTCGTGTCCTGGTAACAGGACACGCTCGCATTTTCTCTTCGCACGCTTGAAAAAGGGAACAGAGGTTATCCGTTAAAGGGAAAAGTCAAACAACGGGTTCCCCATATCACGACTGTGACATGACCTACGCAGCCTGAGATGAAAGCAAGAATTCTTAAAGACTCGATAAAGAACAAAATTGAAGAAGTTGAAGCTCTGGGACAATCCTAACAAACAGGAGCGATTAGAAAAGCTTTTGGCTGAGCTGGAAGCATTGGTTTCTGAAGGCTAGAATTTTATCTATATGAAGATGCAGGATGAGGTTTAGCCCTTTCAATCATCCTTTGGCTGGCTTGGTTTGAGTGCTATCGATTAATGATTAAAGAACAACGTTTCCAAGCCTATCTCAATTTAGTTGAGCGGCTACTGAGGTGTTCCTGTGACCAAGAACCGCAGATTTTGAGTGCTAACCCGGATTTAGTGGATGCGGGGTTGATCCAGATGCTGGAACGGATGTCAGAAGTGATGGCACAAAAAGGCGATCAAAATACTGCTGATTGTTTAAGCTATTTCGCTTGTCTGGTAGCTGATGCACTCTCCTTATCATCCTCCTCAACTCTCAGTTCCTCCCCACGTCCAAATCCTAAACACCAGCTTTTTTTCTTGATGCAGGTACCAAGCTAACCGGAAGCTACCAAAATCCAGGAGTTGTATACTCACTCCTGCAACCCAACCTCTACTTACTTGACGATAACTTTGCTCAAGTATTGCGAAACTGGGCAGT
Encoded proteins:
- a CDS encoding phospholipase D-like domain-containing protein is translated as MNLEESAILSPEELRRYDSRTGFDLVSCREVALPVYKITVQALTLLRKQIPPIEEYVLKSIDAGLSSEEDIGSFIGLEQLIVRDAMVNLRMSDDIDLIAPDSSQVQVWKLTKKGEVTLRDAKIIVPEERTFDINFDGLLRQPRWYGRLEYRLLKPKDLRNQGIIEIEPFPKKPPELSDVKLKDVDAIIRKIEGASKAKFKQERDLLALKAIERRQRFFQPALALIYKAKDSDDVQVAFAIDGVLSNEHEAAFARANGVKTLRILETLRESAPRKLAEEVLGHEFVAQSPLQEAEALKEKVSSAQAQIDTARTSVEQAKTDEEKAALEQIIIEQQHQIEQLNIKLNSFPIRFLEMYEHRPLLEQTLQDSQERLLIISPWIRANSVDKRFLQQFENLLRRGVQVFIGYGLGKKDDDKKYPPDIQAEKNLQKLANQYKNNFILKRLGDTHAKILISDAKFAVTTSFNWLSFKGDRDRTFRDERGTLVSYPQKIDELFDSYRSRFDK